One genomic region from Apodemus sylvaticus chromosome 1, mApoSyl1.1, whole genome shotgun sequence encodes:
- the Hif3a gene encoding hypoxia-inducible factor 3-alpha isoform X1 → MALGLQRVRSNTELRKEKSRDAARSRRSQETEVLYQLAHTLPFARGVSAHLDKASIMRLTISYLRMHRLCTAGEWNQVGNGGEPLDACYLKALEGFVMVLTAEGDMAYLSENVSKHLGLSQLELIGHSIFDFIHPCDQEELQDALAPRPSLSKKKLEAPTERRLSLRMKSTLTSRGRTLNLKAATWKVLHCSGHMRAYKPPAQTSPAGSPRSEPPLQCLVLICEAIPHPASLEPPLGRGAFLSRHSLDMKFTYCDERIAEVAGYSPDDLIGCSAYEYIHALDSDAVSRSIHTLLNKGQAVTGQYRFLARTGGYLWTQTQATVVSGGRGPQSESIICVHFLISRVEETGVVLSLEQTEQHSRRPPQLGASSLKGITGNSLDAPAPQILAFLHPPALSEASLAADPRRFCSPDLRRLMAPILDGPPTAATPSTPQAARRPQSPLPADLPDQLTVGLENAHRLSTSRKNKTVETDLDTAQDPDTLDLEMLAPYISMDDDFQLNSSEQLPKVHRRPPGVARRPRARSFHGLSPPIPEPSLLPRWGSDPRLNCSSPSRGDPPTTSLTPGTRKRALAQSSEDKGLELLETKPPKRSPKLEPGSFLLPPLSLSFLLQGRQLPGPGDQRNPRAPLLDLREPLGLAPSLLSLYQREETPQPRKHFPPAAGSAQTR, encoded by the exons GTCGAACACCGAGCTGCGGAAGGAGAAGTCGCGGGATGCGGCCCGCAGCCGGCGCAGCCAGGAGACGGAGGTGCTGTACCAGCTGGCGCACACTCTGCCCTTTGCGCGCGGCGTGAGCGCGCACTTGGACAAGGCCTCCATCATGCGCCTCACGATCAGCTACCTGCGCATGCACCGCCTGTGCACTGCAG GAGAGTGGAACCAGGTGGGGAACGGGGGAGAGCCACTGGACGCCTGCTACCTGAAGGCCCTGGAGGGCTTCGTCATGGTGCTCACCGCCGAGGGAGACATGGCGTACCTGTCGGAAAATGTCAGCAAGCACCTGGGCCTCAGTCAG CTGGAGCTCATTGGACACAGTATCTTTGATTTTATCCATCCCTGTGACCAAGAGGAACTCCAGGATGCCCTGGCCCCCAGACCAA GCCTGTCGAAGAAGAAGCTGGAAGCCCCAACAGAGCGCCGCCTTTCCCTGCGAATGAAGAGCACACTCACCAGCAGAGGGCGCACGCTCAACCTCAAAGCGGCGACCTGGAAG GTGCTGCACTGCTCAGGACATATGAGGGCCTACAAGCCCCCCGCCCAGACTTCCCCTGCCGGGAGCCCTCGCTCCGAGCCTCCCCTGCAATGCCTGGTGCTTATCTGTGAAGCCATCCCCCACCCAGCCAGTCTGGAGCCCCCGCTGGGCCGAGGGGCCTTTCTCAGTCGCCACAGCCTGGACATGAAGTTCACATACTGCGACGAGAG GATTGCAGAAGTCGCTGGCTACAGCCCTGACGACCTGATCGGCTGTTCTGCCTATGAATACATCCACGCTCTGGACTCTGATGCAGTCAGCAGGAGCATCCACACTT TGCTGAACAAGGGCCAGGCAGTAACGGGACAGTATCGGTTCCTGGCCAGGACTGGAGGATATCTGTGGACTCAGACTCAGGCTACTGTGGTGTCAGGGGGGCGGGGCCCCCAGTCAGAAAGTATCATCTGCGTCCACTTCCTGATCAG ccGTGTGGAAGAGACCGGAGTGGTGCTGTCCCTGGAACAAACGGAACAACATTCTCGCAGACCCCCTCAGCTGGGTGCCTCCTCGCTGAAGGGTATCACTGGCAACAGCCTAG ACGCTCCTGCTCCGCAGATCTTGGCCTTCTTGCACCCTCCGGCCCTGAGCGAGGCCTCCCTGGCTGCCGACCCTCGCCGTTTCTGTAGCCCAGACCTGCGCCGCCTCATGGCGCCTATCCTGGATGGACCTCCTACAGCCGCCACCCCCAGCACCCCACAAGCGGCACGGAGACCCCAGAGTCCTCTTCCG GCTGATCTCCCAGATCAGTTGACGGTGGGCTTGGAGAATGCACACAGACTCTCCACTTCCCGGAAAAACAAGACTGTGGAGACAGATCTAGATACAGCTCAG gACCCTGACACGCTGGACTTGGAGATGCTGGCTCCCTACATCTCCATGGATGATGACTTCCAGCTCAACTCCAGCGAACAATTGCCCAAAGTCCACCGCAGACCTCCCGGGGTGGCCCGCAGGCCCCGAGCTCGGAGCTTCCATGGCCTGTCGCCCCCCATCCCCGAGCCTTCCCTGCTGCCCCGCTGGGGGAGTGATCCACGACTGAACTGTTCCAGCCCTTCCAGGGGGGACCCCCCCACAACCTCCCTGACGCCGGGAACTCGGAAGAG GGCCTTGGCGCAGAGCTCAGAGGACAAAGGGTTGGAGCTACTGGAGACAAAGCCCCCCAAGCGCTCCCCAAAACTAGAACCGGGAAGCTTCCTGCTGCCCCCGCTCAGCCTG AGTTTCCTTCTGCAAGGTCGACAACTCCCAGGCCCAGGGGACCAGCGCAATCCAAGAGCCCCACTCCTGGACTTGCGGGAGCCCTTGG GCCTAGCTCCCTCGCTGCTCTCTCTCTACCAGCGTGAGGAAACTCCCCAGCCCAGGAAGCACTTCCCACCAGCAGCAGGCTCGGCCCAGACCCGCTGA
- the Ppp5c gene encoding serine/threonine-protein phosphatase 5, with amino-acid sequence MAMAEGERTECAQPPRDEPPADGSLKRAEDLKTQANDYFKAKDYENAIKFYSQAIELNPNNAIYYGNRSLAYLRTECYGYALGDATRAIELDKKYIKGYYRRAASNMALGKFRAALRDYETVVKVKPNDKDAKMKYQECSKIVKQKAFERAIAGDEHRRSVVDSLDIESMTIEDEYSGPKLEDGKVTITFMKDLMQWYKEQKKLHRKCAYQILVQVKEVLCKLSTLVETTLKETEKITVCGDTHGQFYDLLNIFELNGLPSETNPYIFNGDFVDRGSFSVEVILTLFGFKLLYPDHFHLLRGNHETDNMNQIYGFEGEVKAKYTAQMYELFSEVFEWLPLAQCINGKVLIMHGGLFSEDGVTLDDIRKIERNRQPPDSGPMCDLLWSDPQPQNGRSVSKRGVSCQFGPDITKAFLEENQLDYIIRSHEVKAEGYEVAHGGRCVTVFSAPNYCDQMGNKASYIHLQGSDLRPQFHQFTAVPHPNVKPMAYANTLLQLGMM; translated from the exons ATGGCGATGGCGGAGGGCGAGCGGACTGAGTGTGCTCAGCCCCCCCGGGACGAACCCCCGGCCGATGGCAGTCTGAAGCGGGCGGAGGACCTCAAGACGCAGGCCAACGACTACTTCAAAG cCAAGGACTACGAGAACGCTATCAAGTTCTACAGTCAGGCCATCGAGCTGAACCCCAACAATGCCATCTACTATGGCAACCGCAGCCTGGCCTACCTGCGCACCGAGTGCTATGGCTATGCACTGGGCGACGCCACGCGGGCCATCGAGCTTGACAAGAAGTACATCAAAGGTTACTACCGCCGGGCGGCCAGCAACATGGCACTGGGCAAGTTCCGGGCTGCCCTGCGTGACTACGAGACG GTGGTGAAGGTGAAGCCTAATGACAAAGATGCCAAGATGAAGTACCAGGAGTGCAGCAAGATTGTGAAGCAGAAGGCCTTCGAGAGGGCCATCGCGGGCGACGAGCACAGGCGCTCTGTCGTGGACTCTCTGGACATTGAAAGCATGA CCATTGAAGATGAGTACAGCGGGCCCAAGCTTGAGGACGGCAAAGTGACAATCACCTTCATGAAAGACCTCATGCAGTGGTATAAGGAGCAGAAGAAACTGCACCGGAAGTGTGCATACCAG ATCCTAGTCCAGGTGAAGGAAGTCCTCTGCAAGCTGAGCACGCTGGTGGAGACGACGCTGAAAGAG ACAGAGAAGATTACAGTGTGCGGGGACACCCATGGCCAGTTCTATGACCTCCTCAACATATTTGAGCTCAACGGTTTACCCTCAGAGACCAACCCCTAT ATATTCAATGGCGACTTTGTGGACCGCGGTTCCTTCTCCGTTGAAGTGATCCTCACCCTCTTCGGCTTTAAGCTCCTGTATCCAGATCATTTTCATCTACTTCGAG GCAACCACGAGACAGACAACATGAACCAGATCTACGGGTTCGAGGGCGAGGTGAAGGCCAAGTACACGGCGCAGATGTACGAGCTCTTCAGCGAGGTGTTCGAGTGGCTGCCGCTGGCACAGTGTATCAATGGCAAAGTGCTG ATCATGCATGGAGGCCTGTTCAGCGAAGATGGTGTCACTCTGGATGACATCCGGAAGATTGAGCGGAATCGGCAGCCCCCAGACTCAG GCCCCATGTGTGACCTGCTGTGGTCAGATCCCCAGCCGCAG AATGGGCGCTCTGTCAGCAAGCGCGGCGTGAGCTGCCAGTTTGGGCCGGATATCACCAAGGCCTTCCTGGAAGAGAATCAATTGGACTATATCATCCGCAGCCATGAAGTCAAAGCCGAGGGCTACGAGGTGGCCCATGGTGGCCGCTGTGTCACCGTCTTCTCTGCCCCCAACTATTG
- the Hif3a gene encoding hypoxia-inducible factor 3-alpha isoform X2, which translates to MDWDQDRSNTELRKEKSRDAARSRRSQETEVLYQLAHTLPFARGVSAHLDKASIMRLTISYLRMHRLCTAGEWNQVGNGGEPLDACYLKALEGFVMVLTAEGDMAYLSENVSKHLGLSQLELIGHSIFDFIHPCDQEELQDALAPRPSLSKKKLEAPTERRLSLRMKSTLTSRGRTLNLKAATWKVLHCSGHMRAYKPPAQTSPAGSPRSEPPLQCLVLICEAIPHPASLEPPLGRGAFLSRHSLDMKFTYCDERIAEVAGYSPDDLIGCSAYEYIHALDSDAVSRSIHTLLNKGQAVTGQYRFLARTGGYLWTQTQATVVSGGRGPQSESIICVHFLISRVEETGVVLSLEQTEQHSRRPPQLGASSLKGITGNSLDAPAPQILAFLHPPALSEASLAADPRRFCSPDLRRLMAPILDGPPTAATPSTPQAARRPQSPLPADLPDQLTVGLENAHRLSTSRKNKTVETDLDTAQDPDTLDLEMLAPYISMDDDFQLNSSEQLPKVHRRPPGVARRPRARSFHGLSPPIPEPSLLPRWGSDPRLNCSSPSRGDPPTTSLTPGTRKRALAQSSEDKGLELLETKPPKRSPKLEPGSFLLPPLSLSFLLQGRQLPGPGDQRNPRAPLLDLREPLGLAPSLLSLYQREETPQPRKHFPPAAGSAQTR; encoded by the exons ATGGACTGGGACCAAGACAG GTCGAACACCGAGCTGCGGAAGGAGAAGTCGCGGGATGCGGCCCGCAGCCGGCGCAGCCAGGAGACGGAGGTGCTGTACCAGCTGGCGCACACTCTGCCCTTTGCGCGCGGCGTGAGCGCGCACTTGGACAAGGCCTCCATCATGCGCCTCACGATCAGCTACCTGCGCATGCACCGCCTGTGCACTGCAG GAGAGTGGAACCAGGTGGGGAACGGGGGAGAGCCACTGGACGCCTGCTACCTGAAGGCCCTGGAGGGCTTCGTCATGGTGCTCACCGCCGAGGGAGACATGGCGTACCTGTCGGAAAATGTCAGCAAGCACCTGGGCCTCAGTCAG CTGGAGCTCATTGGACACAGTATCTTTGATTTTATCCATCCCTGTGACCAAGAGGAACTCCAGGATGCCCTGGCCCCCAGACCAA GCCTGTCGAAGAAGAAGCTGGAAGCCCCAACAGAGCGCCGCCTTTCCCTGCGAATGAAGAGCACACTCACCAGCAGAGGGCGCACGCTCAACCTCAAAGCGGCGACCTGGAAG GTGCTGCACTGCTCAGGACATATGAGGGCCTACAAGCCCCCCGCCCAGACTTCCCCTGCCGGGAGCCCTCGCTCCGAGCCTCCCCTGCAATGCCTGGTGCTTATCTGTGAAGCCATCCCCCACCCAGCCAGTCTGGAGCCCCCGCTGGGCCGAGGGGCCTTTCTCAGTCGCCACAGCCTGGACATGAAGTTCACATACTGCGACGAGAG GATTGCAGAAGTCGCTGGCTACAGCCCTGACGACCTGATCGGCTGTTCTGCCTATGAATACATCCACGCTCTGGACTCTGATGCAGTCAGCAGGAGCATCCACACTT TGCTGAACAAGGGCCAGGCAGTAACGGGACAGTATCGGTTCCTGGCCAGGACTGGAGGATATCTGTGGACTCAGACTCAGGCTACTGTGGTGTCAGGGGGGCGGGGCCCCCAGTCAGAAAGTATCATCTGCGTCCACTTCCTGATCAG ccGTGTGGAAGAGACCGGAGTGGTGCTGTCCCTGGAACAAACGGAACAACATTCTCGCAGACCCCCTCAGCTGGGTGCCTCCTCGCTGAAGGGTATCACTGGCAACAGCCTAG ACGCTCCTGCTCCGCAGATCTTGGCCTTCTTGCACCCTCCGGCCCTGAGCGAGGCCTCCCTGGCTGCCGACCCTCGCCGTTTCTGTAGCCCAGACCTGCGCCGCCTCATGGCGCCTATCCTGGATGGACCTCCTACAGCCGCCACCCCCAGCACCCCACAAGCGGCACGGAGACCCCAGAGTCCTCTTCCG GCTGATCTCCCAGATCAGTTGACGGTGGGCTTGGAGAATGCACACAGACTCTCCACTTCCCGGAAAAACAAGACTGTGGAGACAGATCTAGATACAGCTCAG gACCCTGACACGCTGGACTTGGAGATGCTGGCTCCCTACATCTCCATGGATGATGACTTCCAGCTCAACTCCAGCGAACAATTGCCCAAAGTCCACCGCAGACCTCCCGGGGTGGCCCGCAGGCCCCGAGCTCGGAGCTTCCATGGCCTGTCGCCCCCCATCCCCGAGCCTTCCCTGCTGCCCCGCTGGGGGAGTGATCCACGACTGAACTGTTCCAGCCCTTCCAGGGGGGACCCCCCCACAACCTCCCTGACGCCGGGAACTCGGAAGAG GGCCTTGGCGCAGAGCTCAGAGGACAAAGGGTTGGAGCTACTGGAGACAAAGCCCCCCAAGCGCTCCCCAAAACTAGAACCGGGAAGCTTCCTGCTGCCCCCGCTCAGCCTG AGTTTCCTTCTGCAAGGTCGACAACTCCCAGGCCCAGGGGACCAGCGCAATCCAAGAGCCCCACTCCTGGACTTGCGGGAGCCCTTGG GCCTAGCTCCCTCGCTGCTCTCTCTCTACCAGCGTGAGGAAACTCCCCAGCCCAGGAAGCACTTCCCACCAGCAGCAGGCTCGGCCCAGACCCGCTGA
- the Hif3a gene encoding hypoxia-inducible factor 3-alpha isoform X3: MRLTISYLRMHRLCTAGEWNQVGNGGEPLDACYLKALEGFVMVLTAEGDMAYLSENVSKHLGLSQLELIGHSIFDFIHPCDQEELQDALAPRPSLSKKKLEAPTERRLSLRMKSTLTSRGRTLNLKAATWKVLHCSGHMRAYKPPAQTSPAGSPRSEPPLQCLVLICEAIPHPASLEPPLGRGAFLSRHSLDMKFTYCDERIAEVAGYSPDDLIGCSAYEYIHALDSDAVSRSIHTLLNKGQAVTGQYRFLARTGGYLWTQTQATVVSGGRGPQSESIICVHFLISRVEETGVVLSLEQTEQHSRRPPQLGASSLKGITGNSLDAPAPQILAFLHPPALSEASLAADPRRFCSPDLRRLMAPILDGPPTAATPSTPQAARRPQSPLPADLPDQLTVGLENAHRLSTSRKNKTVETDLDTAQDPDTLDLEMLAPYISMDDDFQLNSSEQLPKVHRRPPGVARRPRARSFHGLSPPIPEPSLLPRWGSDPRLNCSSPSRGDPPTTSLTPGTRKRALAQSSEDKGLELLETKPPKRSPKLEPGSFLLPPLSLSFLLQGRQLPGPGDQRNPRAPLLDLREPLGLAPSLLSLYQREETPQPRKHFPPAAGSAQTR; this comes from the exons ATGCGCCTCACGATCAGCTACCTGCGCATGCACCGCCTGTGCACTGCAG GAGAGTGGAACCAGGTGGGGAACGGGGGAGAGCCACTGGACGCCTGCTACCTGAAGGCCCTGGAGGGCTTCGTCATGGTGCTCACCGCCGAGGGAGACATGGCGTACCTGTCGGAAAATGTCAGCAAGCACCTGGGCCTCAGTCAG CTGGAGCTCATTGGACACAGTATCTTTGATTTTATCCATCCCTGTGACCAAGAGGAACTCCAGGATGCCCTGGCCCCCAGACCAA GCCTGTCGAAGAAGAAGCTGGAAGCCCCAACAGAGCGCCGCCTTTCCCTGCGAATGAAGAGCACACTCACCAGCAGAGGGCGCACGCTCAACCTCAAAGCGGCGACCTGGAAG GTGCTGCACTGCTCAGGACATATGAGGGCCTACAAGCCCCCCGCCCAGACTTCCCCTGCCGGGAGCCCTCGCTCCGAGCCTCCCCTGCAATGCCTGGTGCTTATCTGTGAAGCCATCCCCCACCCAGCCAGTCTGGAGCCCCCGCTGGGCCGAGGGGCCTTTCTCAGTCGCCACAGCCTGGACATGAAGTTCACATACTGCGACGAGAG GATTGCAGAAGTCGCTGGCTACAGCCCTGACGACCTGATCGGCTGTTCTGCCTATGAATACATCCACGCTCTGGACTCTGATGCAGTCAGCAGGAGCATCCACACTT TGCTGAACAAGGGCCAGGCAGTAACGGGACAGTATCGGTTCCTGGCCAGGACTGGAGGATATCTGTGGACTCAGACTCAGGCTACTGTGGTGTCAGGGGGGCGGGGCCCCCAGTCAGAAAGTATCATCTGCGTCCACTTCCTGATCAG ccGTGTGGAAGAGACCGGAGTGGTGCTGTCCCTGGAACAAACGGAACAACATTCTCGCAGACCCCCTCAGCTGGGTGCCTCCTCGCTGAAGGGTATCACTGGCAACAGCCTAG ACGCTCCTGCTCCGCAGATCTTGGCCTTCTTGCACCCTCCGGCCCTGAGCGAGGCCTCCCTGGCTGCCGACCCTCGCCGTTTCTGTAGCCCAGACCTGCGCCGCCTCATGGCGCCTATCCTGGATGGACCTCCTACAGCCGCCACCCCCAGCACCCCACAAGCGGCACGGAGACCCCAGAGTCCTCTTCCG GCTGATCTCCCAGATCAGTTGACGGTGGGCTTGGAGAATGCACACAGACTCTCCACTTCCCGGAAAAACAAGACTGTGGAGACAGATCTAGATACAGCTCAG gACCCTGACACGCTGGACTTGGAGATGCTGGCTCCCTACATCTCCATGGATGATGACTTCCAGCTCAACTCCAGCGAACAATTGCCCAAAGTCCACCGCAGACCTCCCGGGGTGGCCCGCAGGCCCCGAGCTCGGAGCTTCCATGGCCTGTCGCCCCCCATCCCCGAGCCTTCCCTGCTGCCCCGCTGGGGGAGTGATCCACGACTGAACTGTTCCAGCCCTTCCAGGGGGGACCCCCCCACAACCTCCCTGACGCCGGGAACTCGGAAGAG GGCCTTGGCGCAGAGCTCAGAGGACAAAGGGTTGGAGCTACTGGAGACAAAGCCCCCCAAGCGCTCCCCAAAACTAGAACCGGGAAGCTTCCTGCTGCCCCCGCTCAGCCTG AGTTTCCTTCTGCAAGGTCGACAACTCCCAGGCCCAGGGGACCAGCGCAATCCAAGAGCCCCACTCCTGGACTTGCGGGAGCCCTTGG GCCTAGCTCCCTCGCTGCTCTCTCTCTACCAGCGTGAGGAAACTCCCCAGCCCAGGAAGCACTTCCCACCAGCAGCAGGCTCGGCCCAGACCCGCTGA